A DNA window from Candidatus Falkowbacteria bacterium contains the following coding sequences:
- a CDS encoding four helix bundle protein, translating to MNKINNYYDLKAWQRAYKFTLKVYEVTSDFPAEEKFGLISQIRRASISITANIAEGFSRYYFKDKIRFYYQARGSLSEVQSFLLVSRGLNILESSFCEELVNHADEVKRLINGLIKSIQKQL from the coding sequence ATGAATAAAATAAATAATTATTACGATTTAAAGGCTTGGCAACGTGCATATAAATTTACTTTAAAAGTTTATGAGGTGACATCGGATTTTCCTGCTGAAGAAAAATTTGGACTTATAAGTCAAATCCGAAGAGCTTCAATATCGATCACCGCCAACATTGCTGAAGGATTTTCTCGCTATTATTTCAAAGATAAGATTCGATTTTATTATCAAGCGAGGGGTTCGTTGTCAGAAGTGCAAAGTTTTTTACTTGTTTCAAGAGGTCTTAATATATTAGAAAGCAGTTTTTGTGAAGAGTTAGTAAATCATGCAGATGAGGTGAAAAGACTTATAAATGGTTTGATAAAATCAATTCAAAAACAGTTGTGA
- a CDS encoding NADH:ubiquinone oxidoreductase — protein sequence MNNKIKVGIFPLTGCEGCCVAILDLPNKLLELNEKIEIVNFRLFEEDEHSPDEKYDIVFVEGSPLTTRDIKQLKLVRKNSKYVISIGSCAHMGGIYHLKMYQDKNKIHDYVYQGEKGIENLDVKPLSAYVKVDFSIPGCPITGEEFYDFVYQLLIGKEPAITQNPVCYECQVRGQKCVLQYGEVCMGPITQGGCDAICTKSMQGCWGCRGLVEDAEVDNLIKKLKEKYSDKEISKFFEVFGVKELVWKKRNKLRK from the coding sequence ATGAATAACAAAATAAAAGTAGGAATATTCCCATTGACCGGCTGTGAAGGTTGCTGTGTTGCGATTTTAGATTTACCAAATAAGTTACTTGAATTGAATGAAAAAATTGAAATAGTAAATTTTCGTTTATTTGAAGAGGACGAACACTCACCAGATGAAAAGTACGATATTGTTTTTGTTGAAGGTAGCCCTTTGACCACGCGAGATATCAAACAGTTAAAGTTGGTTAGGAAAAATTCAAAGTATGTCATCTCAATTGGTAGTTGCGCACATATGGGTGGAATTTATCATTTAAAAATGTATCAAGATAAAAACAAAATTCATGATTATGTTTATCAAGGTGAAAAGGGAATTGAGAATTTGGATGTCAAGCCACTAAGTGCATACGTTAAGGTGGATTTTTCTATCCCAGGATGTCCAATAACAGGAGAAGAATTTTATGATTTTGTATACCAGCTATTAATTGGCAAAGAACCAGCTATTACTCAAAATCCAGTTTGTTATGAGTGCCAAGTGAGGGGACAAAAGTGTGTTTTGCAATATGGTGAGGTCTGTATGGGGCCAATTACGCAAGGCGGATGTGATGCTATTTGTACAAAATCAATGCAAGGCTGTTGGGGTTGTCGTGGTTTAGTTGAAGATGCGGAAGTAGATAATTTAATCAAAAAATTAAAAGAAAAATATTCAGATAAAGAAATCTCTAAATTTTTTGAAGTTTTTGGCGTTAAAGAGTTAGTTTGGAAGAAAAGAAATAAACTTAGAAAATAA
- a CDS encoding WD40 repeat domain-containing protein, giving the protein MKHYLNTIVLLLVIIFFSVTCSKNEQPNEVIDSKPNSSAKLLAKFKHTQAVYGIDWHPDGKLIASRHYRDTAFIWNTENKTRQFVHDGKQLTDIKFSTDGSYLAFIDHEISKYSCQRECRYSDYERCNDCKKKHENDYDVRFLSKVYDLRLKHYLKEIASGSAQTISADLKVYVTHALDSKIIYFDGTYFFSSSSRAGMETFIESSSKNHFFHEVKSYSVRKTEETKEGNTHLGAMTIFLSTKGNLLKIFNQADDGKGPHCSIKQCSHDYKIMAAEWQPGTKKITVLSSDNILSLWDSCFSGKQLYTYNHSGSEAVTLKWNVSGDVLAVQFMNNILLFNEKLELQKTLDIMSNDIAWNKDGNILAVITKNKIYFWDNLNSNLTFHESSEKINDFAWNPEFNQFALATEVNDDEGFVEIWEIDSSYRIIVANKKRTSNNTEHQLTIKEETVKKLTTVRSLIKQLQKKEESLSDDLRSFQTDVDRYKSTITDLKLHNNIASYKEAVKNDRINNYLVAMQKALAYMDFIKHELLTTSKSLVESEGTQLQLELDAKILDSLDENKLDQMIAQLDLVITKIQPNAQELVIKENDTQKIPLEKLYNEYFEDE; this is encoded by the coding sequence ATGAAACATTACTTGAATACAATAGTTCTCCTACTTGTTATTATTTTCTTCTCGGTGACCTGCAGTAAAAATGAACAGCCAAATGAAGTCATAGATTCAAAACCCAACAGCTCCGCTAAACTACTTGCTAAATTCAAGCACACACAAGCAGTTTATGGAATTGACTGGCATCCTGATGGAAAACTAATTGCATCTAGACACTACCGAGACACAGCTTTCATCTGGAACACTGAAAACAAAACTCGACAATTTGTTCATGATGGCAAGCAACTCACCGACATAAAATTCAGTACTGATGGTAGTTACTTAGCCTTTATTGATCACGAAATTTCTAAATATAGCTGTCAGCGCGAATGTCGTTACTCTGACTATGAACGTTGCAATGACTGCAAGAAAAAACACGAGAACGATTACGATGTGAGATTCTTGTCAAAAGTCTACGACCTTAGACTAAAACATTACTTAAAAGAAATAGCAAGTGGCTCCGCTCAAACAATCTCAGCTGACCTCAAGGTATATGTCACCCACGCTCTCGATTCAAAAATAATCTACTTTGATGGGACATACTTCTTTTCCTCCAGCAGTCGTGCAGGGATGGAGACTTTCATAGAGTCTAGTTCGAAAAATCACTTTTTTCATGAAGTAAAAAGTTATTCTGTGCGAAAAACAGAAGAAACAAAAGAAGGAAATACACACCTCGGCGCAATGACAATTTTCTTGTCCACAAAAGGAAATCTGTTAAAGATTTTCAATCAAGCCGACGACGGGAAGGGGCCTCATTGTTCCATAAAACAATGCAGTCATGATTACAAAATTATGGCTGCAGAGTGGCAACCCGGAACTAAGAAAATAACAGTTTTAAGTTCTGACAACATTCTAAGTCTTTGGGATAGTTGTTTCTCAGGTAAACAGCTTTACACCTACAATCACTCTGGCAGTGAAGCAGTGACCCTAAAATGGAATGTATCAGGTGATGTTCTGGCAGTTCAATTCATGAACAATATTTTACTGTTCAATGAAAAATTGGAACTCCAAAAAACACTGGATATTATGAGTAATGATATTGCCTGGAACAAAGATGGCAATATTTTAGCAGTCATTACCAAAAATAAAATTTATTTTTGGGACAACCTGAATTCGAATCTAACTTTTCATGAAAGTTCAGAAAAAATTAATGATTTTGCCTGGAATCCGGAATTCAATCAATTCGCCCTGGCGACTGAAGTGAATGACGACGAAGGCTTTGTAGAAATTTGGGAGATTGACTCTTCTTATAGAATCATCGTCGCCAACAAAAAGAGAACTTCCAATAATACAGAACATCAGCTGACAATCAAAGAAGAAACAGTAAAAAAATTAACCACTGTTCGCTCTCTCATAAAACAATTACAAAAAAAGGAAGAATCACTATCAGATGATCTTCGATCCTTCCAAACTGACGTAGACAGATACAAATCAACAATCACTGACTTGAAACTACACAACAATATTGCAAGCTATAAAGAAGCGGTCAAGAATGACCGGATAAACAATTATCTTGTAGCGATGCAAAAAGCTTTGGCCTACATGGACTTTATTAAACATGAGCTTTTAACTACTAGCAAAAGTTTAGTGGAGTCTGAAGGCACTCAATTACAACTGGAGCTTGATGCAAAAATTCTGGACAGCTTAGACGAGAACAAATTGGACCAGATGATTGCTCAATTGGACTTGGTTATCACAAAAATTCAACCAAACGCCCAGGAACTCGTGATTAAAGAAAATGACACACAAAAAATACCATTAGAAAAACTATACAATGAGTATTTTGAAGATGAGTAG
- a CDS encoding pyridoxal-phosphate dependent enzyme encodes MALTKQEEKILKSIVIASENNPEKPEFPVDDPKFPATPTYKIKVPGFNNVWLKDESHNPTGTHKDRMAWEMVVTYRDFLLSKKGGQISKLPDVSIISSGSAAIAIQVQLKKYKLPNLRVLVDNHIDDEILKFLYKTGCKIFKTDLSEKAFSWNEILRLTKNKNGFDITSSEALDPTTRYYDWLSYEIINSSPDYCFVPFGSGHLFENILNINKREVVTSHHDPRFRGRVNKLRACNFFGSTTNNPKTKANKLFSPHLPFVNYDEQWIKLYRYAGYCGSKSDVYNVKEQFIDEALRVAACQQIDCEASGIAGLALMLQLKNKLPKDKKMLIVNTGKIKYPL; translated from the coding sequence ATGGCATTAACCAAGCAAGAAGAAAAAATATTAAAGTCAATTGTAATTGCATCGGAAAATAATCCAGAAAAGCCCGAATTTCCAGTTGATGATCCGAAGTTTCCCGCTACTCCAACTTACAAAATAAAAGTACCTGGATTTAATAATGTTTGGTTGAAGGATGAAAGTCATAATCCAACGGGGACGCATAAAGATAGAATGGCTTGGGAAATGGTAGTGACTTATCGTGATTTCTTGTTGTCAAAAAAAGGGGGACAAATAAGTAAATTACCCGATGTTTCAATAATCTCATCAGGTTCAGCAGCGATTGCCATTCAGGTGCAATTGAAAAAGTATAAATTACCTAATTTGCGAGTACTAGTTGATAATCACATTGATGATGAAATTCTGAAATTTTTGTATAAAACTGGTTGCAAGATATTTAAAACTGATTTAAGTGAAAAAGCGTTTTCTTGGAATGAAATTTTGCGATTAACAAAAAATAAAAATGGTTTCGATATTACGTCAAGTGAAGCACTTGATCCGACAACTAGATATTATGACTGGTTAAGTTATGAAATTATTAACAGTTCTCCTGACTATTGTTTTGTTCCGTTTGGGTCGGGACATTTATTTGAAAATATTTTAAATATTAATAAACGGGAGGTTGTGACAAGTCATCATGACCCAAGGTTTAGGGGTAGAGTGAATAAATTGAGAGCTTGTAATTTTTTTGGGTCGACCACTAACAATCCGAAGACTAAGGCTAATAAATTGTTTTCCCCTCATTTGCCCTTTGTTAATTATGATGAGCAGTGGATTAAACTTTATCGCTATGCTGGTTATTGTGGTTCGAAATCGGATGTTTATAACGTTAAAGAACAATTTATTGATGAGGCCTTGAGAGTTGCTGCGTGCCAACAAATAGATTGTGAGGCCTCTGGTATTGCTGGGTTGGCGTTGATGCTTCAATTGAAAAACAAATTACCGAAAGATAAAAAAATGTTAATTGTTAATACAGGTAAAATAAAATATCCTTTATGA